GGAAGGTTAAATTTTAATCGATTGGAAAAATTAGCAAGAGTATTAACTGATTTACGTAATCAAGGGAAAAAAGTGATTTTAGTTTCTTCTGGATCTATTGTGGTGGGAAATGAGAAACTAGGATTAACAAAGCGATCAGAAAAATTACCAGAAGTACAAGCTGCTGCTGCTATAGGTCAAGCTGTATTAATGAAAATATATCAGAAATTTTTTGAAGAATATAATCAATTGGTGGCTCAAATTCTTGTAACAAAGGATGTAATGGATAATTCTATTAGAAAGAATAATGCAGAAAATACTTTTAACACTCTTGTAGATATGGGTATCATTCCCATTGTAAATGAGAATGATACTGTCGCAACTGATGAGATTGAATTTGGAGACAATGACACGTTATCAGCAACTGTAGCATCTTTAATAAAGGCAGACATTTTGATTTTATTATCTGATATAGACGGGTTGTATACTAATGATCCAAGAAAAGATTCTTCAGCTAACATAATTTCTATCGTAAATGGAATATCTCGTGAAATAGAAGAAGTAGCTAGTGGTGCTGGTACAACATTTGGAACAGGTGGCATGATAACTAAAATATCGGCTGCAAAAATATGTAATGAATCAGGAGTTGATATGGTGATTGCTAATGGAAAAGATCCTCATATAATATATGATATATTATCTGGCGAAGATTTAGGAACTTTATTTTTAGCTTAGTAAATCTAATTAATAGTTTAAAAGTATAAATATTTGAAATAGTAGGAGGTTTAAAATGGAAAATCTGAAAATCAAAGGGGAAAAGGCTAAAAAATCTAGTTATGTATTGGCAAAATTATCTCCTGATGCTAAAAATAAAGCATTAGAAAATGCTGCTAAATTAATATTAAAAAGACAAGATGAAATAATAAATGCAAATAAAAAAGATCTAATTAATGCTAAAGATAATGGTATTAATGGAGCGTTACTAGATAGATTAATGCTAAATCAAAATAGAATTAAATCTATATCAGAAGGACTTTTACAAATAGCAGCCTTAAATGACCCTACCGGTGAAGTAATCTCTATGAAAAAAATGCAAAATGGATTGATGATAGGTCAGAAAAGGGTTCCAATAGGAGTTATTGGAATAATATACGAAGCTAGGCCTAATGTAACAGTGGATGCTTTTGGACTGTGTTT
The window above is part of the Tepidibacter aestuarii genome. Proteins encoded here:
- the proB gene encoding glutamate 5-kinase, whose amino-acid sequence is MQYREKLKKADKIVIKVGSSTLTYSNGRLNFNRLEKLARVLTDLRNQGKKVILVSSGSIVVGNEKLGLTKRSEKLPEVQAAAAIGQAVLMKIYQKFFEEYNQLVAQILVTKDVMDNSIRKNNAENTFNTLVDMGIIPIVNENDTVATDEIEFGDNDTLSATVASLIKADILILLSDIDGLYTNDPRKDSSANIISIVNGISREIEEVASGAGTTFGTGGMITKISAAKICNESGVDMVIANGKDPHIIYDILSGEDLGTLFLA